One genomic window of Candidatus Pseudobacter hemicellulosilyticus includes the following:
- the rimM gene encoding ribosome maturation factor RimM (Essential for efficient processing of 16S rRNA) — MTNYLSIGKLVATFGVKGELVLVHQLGKKTTLKGLKAIFVETKKDEFLPYFLESVRIKNDQELFLKLEGIDTKEAARPLTQKQVWLTEGEFHQYTEQSAPISLLGFHIIHGKEDLGEILEVIEMPHQLLCRIDLDGKEALIPMHQDSLLKVDKKKKQVVVELPDGLLDVFR, encoded by the coding sequence ATGACAAATTATCTCAGCATAGGTAAACTGGTGGCTACTTTCGGTGTAAAGGGCGAGCTGGTGCTGGTGCATCAGCTGGGCAAAAAAACAACGCTGAAAGGGCTCAAGGCCATTTTTGTGGAAACAAAAAAGGATGAGTTCCTGCCTTATTTCCTGGAAAGCGTTCGCATCAAGAACGACCAGGAACTGTTCCTCAAACTGGAAGGTATTGATACCAAAGAGGCCGCCAGGCCGCTCACCCAGAAGCAGGTATGGCTGACCGAAGGGGAGTTCCACCAGTACACGGAGCAGTCTGCTCCCATCTCCCTGCTGGGCTTTCATATCATTCATGGCAAAGAAGACCTGGGCGAGATCCTGGAAGTGATAGAGATGCCGCACCAGCTGCTGTGCAGGATAGACCTGGACGGTAAAGAAGCCCTGATCCCCATGCACCAGGACAGCCTGCTGAAAGTAGATAAGAAAAAGAAACAGGTTGTGGTAGAGCTGCCGGATGGATTGCTGGACGTATTCCGCTAA
- the ffh gene encoding signal recognition particle protein, whose product MFQSLTEKLESAFKQIKGEGRITELNIAATVKDIRRALVDADVNYKIAKEFTDKIKDEAMGQKVLTAVSPGQLMVKIVKDELVSLMGGSESVFNSKGNPAVILIAGLQGSGKTTFSAKLANYLKTRKGLSPMLVAADIYRPAAIDQLKVLGEQIGVEVYSEPDNKNAVAIAENAVKDARAKNKNVLIIDTAGRLAVDEVMMTEVANVKKAVSPQEILFVVDSMTGQDAVNTAKAFNDRLDFSGVVLTKLDGDTRGGAALSIKYTVEKPIKFVSSGEKMDTLDVFYPERMAQRILGMGDITTLVEKAQAQFDEDQARKLEKKIRKNQFDFEDFKQQLEQIKKMGNIKDLLGMIPGVGKAVKDIDISDDAFKGIEALINSMTPQERANPDLIDPKRKTRIAKGAGKDLNELNAFLKQFDQMKQMMKMMNKMPMGKMGMGRR is encoded by the coding sequence ATGTTCCAGAGTTTAACCGAGAAATTAGAGTCCGCCTTTAAACAGATCAAAGGGGAAGGCCGGATCACCGAGCTGAATATTGCTGCAACGGTAAAGGATATACGTCGCGCCCTGGTGGATGCGGACGTCAACTATAAAATTGCCAAAGAGTTTACTGATAAGATAAAGGATGAGGCCATGGGCCAGAAAGTGCTGACGGCGGTAAGTCCCGGCCAGCTGATGGTCAAGATCGTAAAGGACGAGCTGGTATCCCTGATGGGCGGCTCGGAGAGTGTGTTCAATTCCAAGGGAAATCCTGCTGTGATCCTGATTGCGGGTCTGCAGGGTTCCGGTAAAACCACTTTCAGCGCCAAGCTGGCCAATTACCTCAAGACCAGGAAGGGCCTGTCGCCCATGCTGGTGGCGGCTGATATCTACCGTCCTGCGGCCATCGACCAGCTGAAAGTGCTGGGTGAACAGATCGGCGTGGAAGTATACAGCGAGCCCGACAACAAGAACGCGGTGGCCATTGCCGAGAATGCGGTGAAGGACGCCCGGGCAAAGAACAAGAACGTACTCATTATCGATACCGCCGGCCGCCTGGCCGTGGATGAGGTCATGATGACCGAAGTGGCCAACGTGAAAAAGGCCGTGAGTCCCCAGGAGATCCTCTTTGTGGTGGATTCCATGACGGGCCAGGATGCGGTGAACACCGCCAAGGCCTTCAACGACCGCCTGGACTTTTCCGGCGTGGTGCTGACCAAACTGGACGGTGATACCCGTGGTGGCGCCGCCCTGTCCATCAAGTATACGGTGGAAAAGCCCATCAAATTTGTGAGCAGCGGCGAGAAAATGGATACCCTGGACGTGTTCTATCCGGAACGGATGGCGCAGCGGATCCTGGGTATGGGTGATATTACCACCCTGGTAGAGAAGGCCCAGGCCCAATTTGATGAGGATCAGGCGCGTAAACTGGAAAAAAAGATCCGCAAGAACCAGTTTGATTTCGAAGATTTCAAACAGCAGCTGGAGCAGATCAAAAAGATGGGGAATATCAAAGACCTGCTCGGTATGATCCCCGGCGTTGGTAAAGCGGTGAAAGACATTGATATCAGTGATGATGCCTTCAAGGGTATTGAGGCCCTCATCAACTCCATGACTCCCCAGGAAAGGGCTAACCCCGATCTGATTGATCCAAAGCGTAAAACACGGATTGCCAAAGGCGCAGGTAAAGACCTGAATGAGCTCAACGCCTTCCTGAAACAGTTTGATCAGATGAAGCAGATGATGAAAATGATGAATAAAATGCCCATGGGCAAAATGGGCATGGGACGCCGTTAA
- a CDS encoding sigma-70 family RNA polymerase sigma factor, giving the protein MRQLKITKSITNRESQSLEKYLQEIGKVELISPEEEVRLARRIKQGDQTALDKLTKANLRFVVSVAKQYQNQGLSLPDLINEGNLGLIKAAQRFDETRGFKFISYAVWWIRQSILQALAEQSRIVRLPLNKVGLTNKIQKAFSQLEQEFEREPSPEELAELLELETDEVSATLGIAARHVSMDTPLSEGEDNTLVDVLENPNAERANTNIEHTESLKQEIERSMKMLTDRQKEVICYFFGIGVDHPMSLEDIGDKFNLTRERVRQIKDKAITKLRTNSRSKALRGYLGV; this is encoded by the coding sequence ATGCGTCAACTCAAGATCACGAAGTCGATCACGAATCGTGAATCTCAGAGCCTTGAGAAGTATTTGCAGGAGATCGGAAAAGTAGAATTGATCAGCCCTGAAGAAGAAGTGCGCCTGGCCCGTAGAATCAAGCAGGGAGACCAAACCGCGCTGGACAAGCTCACCAAAGCCAACCTCCGTTTCGTCGTTTCCGTCGCCAAACAATACCAGAACCAGGGCTTATCATTACCGGACCTCATCAATGAGGGGAATTTAGGGCTTATCAAAGCTGCACAGCGCTTTGATGAGACCCGGGGCTTTAAATTCATCTCCTACGCTGTCTGGTGGATACGACAGAGTATCCTGCAGGCGCTGGCGGAGCAATCCCGTATTGTTCGTCTTCCCCTCAATAAAGTAGGCCTCACCAACAAGATCCAGAAAGCGTTCTCGCAGCTGGAGCAGGAGTTTGAGCGGGAGCCGTCGCCGGAGGAACTGGCTGAGCTGCTGGAGCTGGAGACGGACGAGGTGTCAGCCACCCTGGGCATTGCGGCCCGCCATGTCAGTATGGACACGCCGCTCTCTGAAGGGGAGGACAATACCCTGGTGGATGTGCTGGAAAACCCCAATGCAGAGCGGGCCAACACCAATATTGAGCATACTGAATCCCTGAAACAGGAGATTGAGCGGAGCATGAAAATGCTGACGGACCGGCAGAAAGAGGTGATCTGCTATTTCTTCGGGATAGGGGTAGACCACCCCATGAGCCTGGAAGATATTGGCGATAAATTCAATCTGACCCGGGAGCGGGTGCGGCAGATCAAGGACAAGGCCATTACCAAACTGAGAACCAATTCAAGGTCCAAAGCCCTCCGCGGCTACCTGGGCGTATAA
- a CDS encoding START-like domain-containing protein: MSKKQQFTLEFPLRCSPSILYEFLSTPAGLQEWFADKVDERDSVFSFSWNGTTDRAEVTESEEDKFIRFHWLHMPADEYFEFRIEKSEVTNQTILVIKDFAEKGEVKDQSQLWGYQVKDLLHRLGN, encoded by the coding sequence ATGAGTAAGAAACAACAATTTACGTTAGAGTTCCCGTTAAGATGTTCTCCTTCCATTTTATACGAGTTCCTCAGTACGCCCGCCGGACTGCAGGAATGGTTTGCCGATAAAGTGGACGAGCGCGATAGTGTTTTCAGTTTCTCCTGGAACGGCACCACTGACAGAGCCGAAGTCACCGAAAGCGAAGAAGATAAATTCATCCGATTTCACTGGCTGCATATGCCCGCTGATGAATATTTTGAGTTCCGCATAGAAAAATCTGAGGTCACCAACCAAACGATCCTGGTGATTAAGGATTTTGCAGAAAAAGGAGAAGTAAAAGACCAAAGCCAGCTCTGGGGTTACCAGGTTAAAGACCTGTTACACCGGCTCGGTAATTAA
- a CDS encoding LptF/LptG family permease, giving the protein MFKKLDILVVKAFIGPFIATFFLTLFVLILQFFWLWIDDYVGKGIDGITVIRLVIYLSATLVPLAMPLAVLLSSIMTFGNLGETFELVAIKSAGIGLLRFMRPLLVVSILFSGMAFLFNNYVIPIANLKMKTLHNDLVNKRPAFDLKEGVFYTTIPGFAIKVAKKEQDSVLQDVVIYEQNLELQDNIVVAEKGIMRVTPDKRFLEFTLLDGWRYQEDGPRNTINTQYIRLGFKEYKKVLDLSALQFNPTSDSVFKNRYEMLSVRQLGIMIDSLKKGQQLFETRSRRDMQIYLDFARFIDTGWITPKTPLAKLDVDSFYKWLPDSARFSVLEQAASYAGSVKTSLEGTAIDYEMKRKDLRMHQMTWHEKFTMSIAVLVLFLIGAPLGSIVRKGGIGTPVVFAVIFFVIFFLLNNFGKKFVKEDVLPPFTGMWLATMVLLPIGFFLIWKALDDSQLFNKEFYFRILRAVKKNMPQKAKAMPAIAAAEETATDHDTPETSTSTGEVADIAGEATDDVQQKDPS; this is encoded by the coding sequence GTGTTCAAGAAACTCGACATACTGGTCGTGAAAGCCTTTATCGGCCCCTTCATCGCCACTTTCTTCCTTACCCTCTTTGTACTGATCCTCCAGTTCTTCTGGCTCTGGATCGACGACTACGTTGGCAAAGGCATTGACGGTATAACTGTCATCCGGCTGGTCATTTACCTCAGCGCCACCCTGGTGCCCCTGGCCATGCCCCTGGCCGTTCTCCTCTCTTCCATTATGACCTTTGGTAACCTGGGTGAGACCTTTGAACTGGTAGCCATCAAATCCGCCGGTATCGGCCTGCTCCGCTTCATGCGCCCCCTGCTGGTTGTATCCATCCTGTTTTCCGGCATGGCCTTCCTCTTCAACAACTATGTGATCCCCATCGCCAACCTGAAGATGAAGACCCTGCACAATGACCTGGTCAATAAACGCCCTGCCTTTGACCTCAAAGAAGGGGTTTTCTATACCACCATTCCCGGTTTTGCCATCAAAGTGGCTAAAAAAGAACAGGACTCAGTTCTCCAGGACGTGGTGATCTATGAGCAGAACCTGGAACTCCAGGATAATATTGTAGTAGCAGAAAAAGGCATCATGCGGGTAACACCTGACAAACGCTTCCTGGAATTCACCCTGCTGGACGGCTGGCGGTACCAGGAGGATGGCCCCCGCAATACCATCAATACCCAGTATATCCGCCTTGGCTTTAAGGAATATAAAAAAGTCCTGGACCTGAGCGCCCTGCAGTTCAACCCCACATCCGACAGTGTGTTCAAGAACCGTTATGAAATGCTGAGCGTACGCCAGCTGGGCATTATGATAGACTCGCTGAAGAAAGGCCAGCAGCTTTTTGAGACCCGCAGCCGCCGTGATATGCAGATCTACCTGGACTTCGCCCGGTTTATTGATACCGGCTGGATCACCCCCAAAACGCCGTTGGCCAAACTTGACGTAGACTCATTCTATAAATGGCTTCCGGACAGCGCCCGCTTCTCCGTGCTGGAGCAGGCCGCCTCTTATGCAGGCTCCGTGAAAACTTCCCTGGAAGGCACTGCCATTGACTATGAAATGAAGCGCAAGGACCTGCGCATGCACCAGATGACCTGGCACGAAAAGTTCACCATGTCCATCGCCGTACTCGTGCTGTTCCTGATTGGCGCCCCGCTGGGTTCCATTGTGCGCAAAGGCGGTATTGGTACCCCCGTGGTCTTTGCCGTGATCTTTTTCGTGATCTTCTTCCTGCTGAACAACTTCGGGAAAAAATTTGTCAAGGAAGATGTGCTGCCGCCCTTTACCGGCATGTGGCTGGCCACCATGGTGCTGCTGCCCATTGGCTTTTTCCTGATCTGGAAAGCCCTGGATGACTCGCAGCTTTTTAATAAGGAATTCTACTTCCGGATCTTGAGAGCCGTCAAAAAGAATATGCCGCAAAAAGCGAAGGCCATGCCGGCCATTGCTGCTGCAGAAGAAACAGCCACGGACCATGATACCCCTGAGACTTCAACCAGCACAGGCGAAGTTGCAGACATTGCCGGAGAAGCAACTGATGATGTCCAGCAAAAAGATCCATCCTGA
- a CDS encoding sodium:solute symporter, with the protein MSATLLFSFVIGYFLLLLVVAWFTSRNSNNDSFFIGNRNSNWMLVAFGMIGTSLSGVTFVSVPGAVGKESFAYFQVMLGYLIGYVTIAFVLLPLYYRLNLTSIYNYLSTRLGFYSYKTGASFFILSRTLGATARLYLVVKILHDAILHDFNVPFWLSTLVILVMILLYTYEGGVKTIVWTDTLQTSGMLLGLVICVFYILKTMNISLGESLSLMEDKGYTKIFFTDPSSRFFFLKQIAAGAFITITMTGMDQEMMQKNISVKNLKDAQKNMITLSLIMLVVILLFLVLGGLLYLYASQESITATGDKLFPVIALQHMPPLISVIFIIALISALFPSADGAITALTSSFCIDILGMKRRANWSEAQQKKYRQRVHLAVAFVFLIFVLIFKWVNDPSMIGVILKIAAYTYGPLLGLFSFGILTRRQLNDRLAPLICVLAPVLCFVLDKYQRSIFGSFEIGLELLIINGLFTFIGLWAISKKGTIPVS; encoded by the coding sequence ATGTCGGCAACGCTGCTATTTTCTTTTGTCATCGGCTATTTCCTGTTATTGCTGGTAGTGGCCTGGTTCACTTCCCGTAATTCCAATAATGATTCCTTTTTTATCGGTAACCGCAATTCCAACTGGATGCTGGTGGCCTTCGGGATGATTGGCACTTCCCTCAGCGGTGTCACTTTTGTCAGTGTGCCGGGTGCTGTGGGCAAGGAGTCTTTTGCCTATTTCCAGGTCATGCTGGGCTACCTGATCGGTTATGTGACCATTGCTTTTGTGCTGCTGCCCCTGTATTACCGGCTCAACCTTACCTCTATTTACAATTACCTCAGCACCCGGCTGGGTTTTTATTCTTATAAGACCGGCGCTTCATTTTTCATCCTGTCGCGCACGCTGGGCGCTACGGCCCGCCTGTACCTGGTGGTGAAGATCCTGCATGATGCCATCCTGCATGATTTCAATGTTCCTTTCTGGTTATCTACCCTGGTGATCCTGGTAATGATCCTGCTGTATACCTATGAAGGTGGTGTAAAGACCATTGTGTGGACGGATACCCTGCAGACCTCTGGCATGTTGCTGGGGCTGGTGATCTGCGTGTTCTATATCCTCAAGACCATGAACATCAGCCTGGGTGAGAGCCTTTCGCTGATGGAGGATAAAGGCTATACAAAAATTTTCTTCACCGATCCTTCCAGTCGCTTCTTCTTCCTCAAACAGATTGCGGCGGGTGCGTTCATCACCATTACCATGACGGGGATGGACCAGGAGATGATGCAGAAGAATATTTCTGTGAAGAACCTGAAGGATGCCCAGAAGAATATGATCACGCTCTCGCTCATCATGCTGGTGGTGATCCTGCTGTTCCTGGTACTGGGCGGCCTGCTGTATCTCTATGCCAGCCAGGAAAGCATTACTGCTACGGGCGATAAGCTCTTCCCGGTGATTGCGCTGCAGCATATGCCGCCGCTGATCTCGGTGATCTTTATCATAGCCCTGATCTCTGCGCTGTTCCCCAGTGCGGATGGGGCTATCACAGCGCTGACCTCCTCTTTCTGTATTGATATCCTGGGTATGAAACGGCGTGCCAACTGGTCCGAGGCCCAGCAGAAAAAATACCGGCAACGGGTACACCTGGCTGTTGCCTTCGTGTTCCTCATTTTTGTGCTGATCTTCAAATGGGTGAATGACCCCAGTATGATCGGGGTGATCCTGAAGATTGCGGCCTATACCTATGGCCCGCTGCTGGGGCTTTTCAGCTTTGGTATCCTGACCCGCCGTCAGCTCAACGACCGGCTGGCGCCACTGATCTGCGTGCTGGCCCCGGTACTTTGTTTTGTACTGGACAAATACCAGCGGTCTATCTTCGGTTCTTTCGAGATCGGGCTGGAATTGCTGATCATTAACGGCCTCTTCACTTTTATCGGGCTATGGGCAATATCGAAGAAAGGGACAATTCCTGTAAGCTAA
- a CDS encoding TIGR00730 family Rossman fold protein — MIESVAVFCGSKNGVSPIFAQHAAELGRLIAVLGLKLVYGGGNKGLMGIVADAVLANEGKVMGVMPKVLVDWEQQHEGLTELAIVPDMHTRKKMMYDMCDAAIVLPGGFGTLDEFFEMITWNQLKIHDKKIYLLNSNNFYSSLIHHLHQMQKEGFLYEGVSERVIICETPVELFNRIS; from the coding sequence ATGATAGAAAGTGTAGCAGTATTTTGCGGATCAAAGAACGGTGTCTCCCCCATTTTTGCACAGCATGCCGCAGAGCTTGGCCGGCTGATAGCCGTACTGGGCCTCAAGCTGGTCTATGGCGGCGGCAATAAAGGCCTGATGGGTATTGTGGCCGATGCCGTGCTGGCCAATGAAGGGAAAGTGATGGGGGTAATGCCCAAGGTCCTGGTAGACTGGGAACAGCAGCATGAGGGCCTCACCGAACTGGCCATTGTGCCTGATATGCACACCCGCAAAAAGATGATGTATGATATGTGTGATGCCGCTATCGTGCTGCCCGGCGGCTTTGGCACGCTGGATGAATTCTTTGAAATGATCACCTGGAACCAGCTTAAGATCCATGATAAAAAGATCTACCTGCTTAACTCCAATAATTTCTATTCTTCCCTGATCCATCACCTGCACCAGATGCAGAAAGAAGGTTTCCTCTACGAAGGCGTATCAGAAAGGGTCATTATTTGCGAAACACCCGTAGAGCTGTTCAACAGGATCAGCTAA
- a CDS encoding FAD-linked oxidase C-terminal domain-containing protein, translated as MQPTMDTVAKGVLTATHIESFRAIVGEQYVLLDEEALNSYGHDETEHLVYPPEVVLRPRTAQEISAVMKICNEYRIPVTPRGAGTGLSGGALPHLGGVLISTDRMNSILAIDERNLQVITEPGVITETLQDAVKEKGLFYPPDPSSRGSCFIGGNIAENSGGPKAVKYGVVKDYVLNLEVVLPTGDIIWTGANILKNSTGYNLTQLMVGSEGTLGIVTKIVLRLIPLPKYDLLMLVPFNSLEKAGEAVSAIFRAGFTPSALELVEIDALQIVSRFVDSSAVPVTEGTAAHLIIEVDGNHLETLMVEMEAISTLLTEYEAGEVYFADDAQQKAELWKLRRRAAEAVKVDGYTVEEDTVVPRAELPALIRGVKELGREYDFKAVCYGHAGDGNLHIRIKKEGVANSHEDPSLIAGIKALFGLVHSLGGTISGEHGIGLIQKRYIDIVFNEQQLQLMRGIKKTFDPNNILNAGKIFDL; from the coding sequence TTGCAACCAACCATGGACACTGTGGCTAAAGGCGTACTGACTGCAACACATATTGAATCGTTCCGTGCTATCGTAGGAGAACAATATGTATTACTGGATGAAGAAGCACTGAACAGTTATGGACATGATGAGACCGAACACTTAGTATATCCCCCTGAAGTGGTATTGCGACCGCGCACGGCTCAAGAGATCAGCGCGGTGATGAAGATCTGTAATGAATACCGCATTCCTGTTACGCCACGTGGCGCAGGTACCGGCCTCAGCGGCGGAGCCCTGCCACATCTCGGTGGCGTGCTGATCTCCACAGACCGGATGAACAGCATCCTGGCCATTGACGAGCGTAACCTCCAGGTGATCACCGAGCCTGGCGTTATTACGGAAACACTGCAGGATGCGGTGAAGGAAAAAGGACTGTTCTACCCGCCAGATCCCAGCAGCCGCGGCTCCTGTTTCATTGGGGGGAATATTGCCGAGAACTCCGGCGGCCCCAAAGCCGTGAAATACGGTGTGGTAAAGGATTATGTGCTGAACCTGGAAGTGGTGCTGCCCACCGGTGATATCATCTGGACCGGCGCCAATATCCTGAAGAATTCTACGGGCTATAACCTCACCCAGCTGATGGTAGGCAGTGAAGGGACCCTGGGCATTGTGACAAAGATTGTGCTGCGCCTGATCCCCCTGCCCAAGTACGACCTGCTGATGCTGGTGCCTTTCAATTCCCTGGAAAAGGCCGGCGAGGCGGTCAGTGCTATTTTCCGGGCGGGCTTTACGCCCAGCGCCCTGGAGCTGGTAGAGATAGATGCGCTGCAGATAGTAAGCCGCTTTGTGGACAGCAGCGCTGTACCGGTAACAGAAGGAACGGCTGCCCACCTCATCATTGAAGTGGACGGTAACCACCTGGAAACGCTGATGGTGGAGATGGAAGCAATTAGCACCCTATTAACAGAATATGAGGCGGGCGAAGTGTATTTTGCGGATGACGCCCAACAGAAGGCCGAGTTATGGAAACTCAGGCGCCGTGCGGCCGAAGCTGTAAAAGTGGATGGTTATACTGTAGAAGAGGATACCGTGGTGCCCAGGGCTGAGCTGCCCGCCCTGATCAGGGGCGTGAAGGAACTGGGCCGGGAGTATGATTTCAAAGCGGTTTGTTATGGTCATGCCGGCGATGGCAACCTGCATATCCGTATCAAGAAAGAAGGGGTGGCCAACAGCCATGAAGACCCTTCGCTGATTGCCGGTATCAAAGCCCTGTTTGGCCTGGTGCATTCCCTGGGAGGCACCATCAGTGGCGAGCACGGCATTGGCCTTATCCAGAAGCGATACATTGATATCGTGTTCAATGAACAGCAATTGCAATTAATGCGTGGCATCAAAAAGACCTTTGATCCGAACAATATCCTGAATGCAGGAAAGATCTTCGATCTGTAG
- a CDS encoding acyltransferase, producing MQQAESTPKPRIFFPNLDGLRFISFFVVFLFHCYMTVYPYIESSSPNASYAIRFLFQYGSLGVNFFFVLSGFLITYLLIREKELTGTIHVGNFYVRRILRIWPLYYACLFIAFVLFPMFKAMSGEAYVERVDPWYYVFFAANFEYMRIWPEHPEAVLVSVLWSVAVEEQFYLTWPLILRFIPLKGYKYVFPVIMLFSLVFRSFYTADNDADYAVRYFHTFSVIGDMALGGLFAYFCSFPNRFLTAITNLSRPAIAGIYTCAIVFSLFKTVIFPAGIPIIFERLVIGAFFGLIILEQNYASNSFFKLGRWKLISRLGTYTYGLYCLHLLAIYIGTKIVNKIGWDQTMLGTAFTQAIIALPLSLIISIASYHLYEKWFLRLKDKFAFITK from the coding sequence ATGCAACAAGCGGAGTCAACCCCAAAGCCCAGGATCTTTTTTCCGAACCTGGACGGCCTGAGATTTATCTCTTTCTTCGTGGTATTCCTGTTCCATTGTTATATGACGGTGTACCCGTATATCGAGTCCTCCTCGCCCAATGCCAGCTATGCCATCCGCTTTCTGTTCCAGTATGGCTCGCTGGGGGTGAACTTCTTCTTTGTGCTGAGCGGCTTCCTGATCACTTACCTGCTGATCCGGGAAAAGGAGCTGACGGGCACTATCCATGTAGGTAATTTCTATGTGCGCCGCATCCTGCGCATCTGGCCCCTGTATTATGCCTGCCTGTTCATAGCCTTTGTGCTGTTCCCGATGTTCAAGGCCATGTCCGGTGAAGCCTATGTGGAAAGGGTAGATCCCTGGTACTATGTTTTCTTTGCGGCCAATTTTGAGTATATGCGCATCTGGCCTGAGCATCCCGAAGCAGTACTGGTATCCGTACTCTGGTCCGTAGCGGTGGAAGAACAGTTCTATCTCACCTGGCCGCTTATCCTGCGCTTTATACCTTTAAAAGGATATAAATATGTGTTCCCGGTCATCATGCTTTTTTCGCTGGTATTCCGTTCTTTTTACACAGCAGATAATGATGCGGATTATGCAGTGCGGTACTTTCACACCTTTTCGGTTATCGGGGATATGGCGCTTGGCGGGCTCTTCGCTTATTTCTGTTCCTTCCCCAACCGCTTCCTCACAGCCATCACTAACCTGAGCCGACCGGCAATTGCGGGTATATATACCTGCGCTATCGTGTTTTCACTGTTTAAAACCGTGATTTTTCCCGCCGGTATTCCTATTATCTTTGAGCGGCTGGTGATCGGTGCCTTCTTTGGCCTGATCATCCTGGAGCAGAACTACGCCAGCAACTCTTTTTTCAAGCTGGGTCGCTGGAAGCTGATCAGCAGGCTGGGCACTTATACTTATGGTCTGTACTGCCTGCACCTGCTGGCCATCTATATCGGCACCAAAATTGTTAATAAGATCGGCTGGGACCAGACCATGCTGGGGACAGCTTTTACACAGGCCATCATTGCCCTGCCCCTGTCCCTCATCATCAGCATCGCTTCTTATCATCTCTATGAAAAATGGTTTTTGAGATTAAAAGATAAATTCGCTTTTATTACCAAATAA
- a CDS encoding TolC family protein, which produces MHKLLTGTLLLFAALATLTTRAQVVTGRNTSTYHGNLDTSRPTDIRERLVQLALQNPNYEIADRRVLVADYELARAKGGWLSILSASGNLNELSIKQGSGSGAGSTANNLFFPRYNFAVTLPLDFFITRANDVKVARQNVYIAEAEKNEAYRKLRRDVLSKYEDYLMHKDILELQTRIASGEYTDYKLAETDFRDGTITAEAFKTAETNYYTQEMKKVELQRNYNVSKYELELMIGVPIDDVLPKK; this is translated from the coding sequence ATGCACAAACTCCTTACCGGCACGCTGCTGTTATTCGCTGCCCTTGCTACCCTGACCACCAGGGCCCAGGTTGTTACGGGCCGTAATACTTCCACCTACCATGGTAACCTGGATACCAGCAGGCCCACCGATATCCGGGAAAGGCTGGTACAGCTTGCCCTGCAGAACCCCAACTATGAGATCGCCGACCGTAGGGTCCTGGTGGCTGATTATGAGCTGGCCCGCGCCAAAGGCGGCTGGCTGAGCATACTCTCTGCCTCCGGTAACCTCAATGAGCTGTCCATCAAACAGGGCAGCGGTTCCGGTGCCGGCAGTACTGCCAATAACCTGTTCTTCCCCCGCTATAACTTTGCCGTTACCCTGCCCCTGGATTTCTTCATCACCCGGGCCAATGACGTAAAAGTAGCACGGCAGAACGTGTACATCGCAGAAGCCGAAAAGAATGAGGCTTACCGGAAGCTCCGCCGGGATGTGCTGTCCAAATACGAAGATTACCTGATGCACAAGGATATCCTGGAACTGCAGACCCGCATCGCTTCCGGCGAGTATACGGATTATAAGCTGGCGGAAACTGATTTCCGGGACGGCACCATAACGGCTGAAGCTTTCAAAACGGCAGAGACCAACTACTACACCCAGGAAATGAAAAAAGTAGAATTGCAGCGTAACTACAATGTGTCCAAGTATGAGCTGGAACTGATGATCGGTGTGCCCATTGATGATGTGCTGCCCAAAAAATAA